From Anopheles funestus chromosome 3RL, idAnoFuneDA-416_04, whole genome shotgun sequence, a single genomic window includes:
- the LOC125768032 gene encoding teneurin-m isoform X4 encodes MNNSYEYDATMECRENGVLRGAIKHTNRGCLLDGVPPSAPPDVPPRNPTMNRMNGRVTGNPTELGVDFEPSCLVRTPSGNVYIPSGNLAINNKGSPIDYKTGSACSTPTKDTLKSYDRNCMGPVLPPRSTMCGPPAHHYSAPLNFRKGFTFTKCTWKCTAILVILLSVILVITLLLTASNVLSISYPTTNPCTVLVDEKAEISAAKSTIADANRAGIPGGGGDGLGIDQSLSQSASGRPKPIAADESSPSSSAASGTGSAGSSSLSAASTAATGKAASGATGTGTVTDKRIVASPPSVELLHAVADSTGTTRVKVGDGSSSDGSSGVMVVVKRSRRQATGDSNTGTDTGSADRNDGPTDGRFDDNDLLHASVVDVVASTTTPPSIRLDGNAYSAYKQDTDEDEPAPEQSDQGKDELLPFAQPLTNLLAATVGSAGGETAVNNGTVYNGRNDGDEPSLTDMDGSLSAEDIQAPDDEGFGSIASGQDNGIFITNDNDLPPATMTTVTSPSGPLKTSAESYPQTTLTNEVINARLTDDEDEKWSNDDPSAVHGAIYGHVPLDQSDVALVSLEDGLELGKVRDKHYYKTIEQVAIKENAPKHTSTAEEEPLEEVRIHTLPESVLPVTVQPTVPMYLIKEVNGTSSSEEGAELPRLLVNISIATDHGSGTVQHSVYVLQVSIPTPPEHMPRPAADEPKPANFEQPPPVPQCPPEPPPAPPCPIKCPTDSLFARYRVVDVQEDDSEFVELDEDAVEPSVVAVGQQDEYELSTESPEALEANDGLTQEFTTPPRLVQEQELTDGDDDDDDATSTSSIASTTSAAQCPEVTPPPILILEGARTFPARSFPPDGTTFSQITLGQRLSKEIPPYSYWNMQFYQSEPAYVKFDYSIPRGASIGVYARRNALPTHTQYHFKEVLSGFNARQTRATHPSMRREVTRYMEPGHWFLSIYNDDGDAQEIAFYAVVAEDMTQNCPNGCSGNGQCLLGHCQCNPGFGGDDCSESVCPVLCSQRGEYINGECQCNPGWKGKECSLRHDECEVPDCNGHGHCVSGKCGCVRGYKGKYCEEVDCPHPTCTGHGFCAEGTCICKKGWKGPDCATMDQDALQCLPDCSGHGTFDLDSQTCTCEPKWSGEDCSKELCDLNCGQHGRCVGETCSCDAGWGGEYCNNKLCDPRCNEHGQCKNGTCLCVTGWNGKHCTLEGCPNGCSQHGQCHVSGELMWECRCYEGWDGVDCSVPLEQNCGDNKDNDRDGLVDCEDPECCGSHSCKTSQLCVSAPKPIDVLLRKQPPAITASFFERMKFLIDEGSLQNYAKLETFNESVFWNHFNASRSAVIRGRVVTSLNMGLVGVRVSTSTPLEGFTLTRDDGWFDLMVNGGGAITLQFGRSPFRPQTRIVQVPWNEVVIIDTVVMSTSDDKSHHGPPHTCFSHDYDLMKPVVLATWKHGFQGACPDRSAILAESQVIQESLAIPGTGLNLVYHSSRAAGYLSTIKLQLTPDTIPPTLKLIYLRITIEGILFERVFEADPGIKFTYPWNRLNIYRQRVYGITTAVVKVGYQYTDCKDVVWDVQTTKLSGHDMSISEVGGWNLDIHHRYNFHEGILQKGDGSNIYLKHKPRVILTAMGDGHQRPLECGDCNGIATKQRLLAPVALAAAPDGSLYVGDFNYIRRIMIDGTVRTVVKLNATRVSYRYHMALSPLDGSLYVSDPESHQIIKVRNKDDTHDPDHNWEPVVGSGERCLPGDEAHCGDGGLARDAKLAYPKGVAISSDNILYFADGTNIRMVDRDGVISTLIGNHMHKSHWKPVPCEGTLKIEEMHLRWPTELTINPLDDTLHIIDDHMILRMTPDGRVRVIAGRPMHCATAGGSGTGTGMSTGVSGSVAAALNYDTDLAIHATLVMPQSIAFAPSGDLYVAESDSQRINRIRVIGTDGKIAPYAGAESKCNCLERGCDCYEADHYLAISAKFNTISAITVTPDGHVHIADQANYRIRSVISSLPEAGTSKEYEIYAPNAQEIYVFNRFGQHIATKNIMTGETVYSFLYNVNTSNGKLSTVTDAAGNKVFLLRDYTSQVNSIENTKGQKCRLRMTRMKMLHELNTPDNYNVTFEYHGPTGLLKTKLDSTGRSYVYNYDEFGRLTSAVTPTGKVIDLTFDLSVQGATVKVTENSQREVSMLIQGSSVVSKVGEAATKTTVLLDGGTTSVSPWGNAVSVESVPYVLLAEVDPLLGESYPVPSKQRTEINGDLSNRFEWRYFIRHVPVRGKNARTLTQVGRKLRVNGENLLTFEYEKDTSSITVSVDDKTELLNVTYDKSSRPIAYRPQSGEYADVDLEYDRFGRLISWKWGNLKEEYTFDRAGRLNEIKYGDGSSIVYAFKDTFSSLPLKVTTPRRSDYLLQYDDAGALQSLTTPRGHIHAFSLQTSLGFFKYQYYSPINRHPFEILYSDEGQILAKIHPHQSGKVAFVHDSAGRLETVLAGLSSTQYTYQESTSLVKQVEVLEPGFELRREFKYHAGVLKDEKLKFGSKSGLASAHFKYQYDGNARLSGIEMDVNGKELPIVRFKYGPAQGTLDAVSDLRITRNAFNRTVVQDTSKQFFTITDFDEHGRVKSVLINIKSFDVYRLELDYDLRNRIRTHKVMVGRSTSLDKVNYNADGHVMEVVGTNSWKYVYDENGNIIGILEQGDKTNLGYDTGDRVVQVGDVEFNSYDARGYVVRRGEQKYRYNNRGQLIHAMERDRFQTWYFYDDLGRLVACHDEKGNVTQYFYANLNAPELITHIHYPKAGRTSRLLYDDRHMLIAIETGDQRYYVATDQNGSPIALFDIGGAIVKEIRRTPFGKIVKDTNPGLFVPIDFHGGLLDPNTRLVYMEQRLYDTGVGQWMTPAWEQLATEMRHPTDVFIYRFHNNDPINRREPEGNYMNDLRSWLKLFGYDVTKMQGSRYTRDMIYRPTATIKSPQLAPDFGVMSGLQCIVEKVDEKFADFGFIPKPLLKMELKTRNLLPRVAYRRGVFGEGVLISRIDGRALVSVVDGSNSVVQDVVSSVFNNSHFLDLHFSIHDQDVFYFVKDNVMKLRDDTEELRRLGGMFNISAHEINDHGGANGKELRLHGPDAVVIIKYGVDPEQERHRILKHAHKRAVERAWELEKQLVAAGFQGRGDWTEEEKEELISHGDVDGWIGVDIHSIHKYPQLADDPGNVAFQRDSKRKRRKSGGTSSGGGGGSHKAKREHRHETIILPLPVASVAPSPSVPTSSMSSATSTSASAAPSVPSSSSSSSPTSPSSSVPSSVPAVVGTASAATVRPSVAT; translated from the exons CAATTAACAACAAAGGATCACCGATAGACTACAAAACCGGCTCCGCCTGCTCGACACCTACGAAGGACACGCTGAAAAGCTACGATCGCAACTGCATGGGTCCGGTACTGCCGCCCCGCAGCACAATGTGCGGTCCGCCGGCTCACCACTATTCGGCGCCACTTAACTTCCGCAAGGGCTTCACCTTCACCAAATGTACATGGAAGTGTACGGCTATCTTAGTGATACTATTAAGTGTTATACTCGTTAtaacattattattaacag CATCTAACGTATTAAGTATATCATATCCAACCACCAACCCCTGTACAGTTCTAGTCGATGAGAAGGCAGAAATCTCCGCAGCCAAAAGCACGATAGCGGACGCGAACCGGGCCGGCATACCGGGTGGCGGTGGCGACGGGCTCGGCATTGATCAGTCCCTATCGCAATCCGCTTCCGGTCGGCCGAAACCTATCGCGGCTGACGAATCGTCACCGTCGTCATCAGCAGCGTCCGGTACGGGTTCGGCCGGGTCATCCTCGCTGTCGGCCGCCTCAACGGCAGCCACCGGCAAGGCAGCCTCCGGTGCGACAGGAACAGGTACAGTAACAGATAAACGCATTGTTGCATCCCCACCTTCGGTAGAGTTGTTGCACGCGGTAGCTGATAGTACCGGCACTACTAGGGTAAAAGTTGGTGACGGTAGTAGTAGCGATGGTAGTAGTGGTGTGATGGTAGTTGTTAAGCGTTCCCGCCGTCAGGCAACGGGTGACAGTAACACCGGAACTGACACCGGCAGCGCTGACCGCAACGATGGGCCCACTGACGGACGGTTTGATGATAACGATTTGTTGCATGCTTCGGTGGTTGATGTTGTGGCCTCAACCACCACTCCGCCATCCATCCGGTTGGACGGTAACGCTTACAGTGCTTACAAACAAGATACTGACGAGGACGAACCGGCTCCCGAGCAGTCTGATCAAGGCAAGGATGAGTTGCTTCCTTTTGCCCAACCGTTGACTAATTTACTTGCGGCAACAGTAGGAAGTGCTGGTGGTGAAACTGCTGTCAACAATGGAACCGTTTACAATGGACGCAATGATGGTGATGAGCCTTCCCTGACTGATATGGATGGTTCACTTTCTGCTGAAGACATCCAAGCACCGGATGACGAAGGCTTCGGTAGTATCGCATCAGGGCAAGATAATGGCATTTTTATCACTAATGATAATGACTTGCCACCCGCTACCATGACCACGGTGACGTCGCCGTCTGGCCCCTTAAAGACGTCGGCCGAAAGTTATCCTCAAACGACACTCACCAACGAAGTTATCAACGCACGACTGACCGACGATGAGGATGAGAAATGGTCCAACGATGACCCGTCAGCCGTACACGGTGCGATTTATGGTCACGTACCACTGGATCAGTCGGACGTGGCATTGGTCAGTCTGGAAGATGGGTTAGAACTTGGCAAGGTGCGCGATAAGCACTACTACAAAACCATCGAGCAGGTGGCGATCAAAGAAAATGCACCCAAACATACATCCACAGCCGAAGAAGAGCCGTTGGAAGAGGTAAGAATTCATACACTGCCAGAGTCGGTACTTCCGGTCACGGTGCAGCCAACCGTTCCAATGTACCTTATCAAGGAGGTAAACGGCACGTCATCTTCGGAGGAAGGTGCGGAATTACCGCGCCTGCTGGTAAACATTTCCATCGCCACTGATCACGGTTCGGGCACGGTGCAGCATTCCGTGTACGTTCTGCAGGTGTCCATACCGACACCGCCGGAACATATGCCACGGCCCGCTGCGGATGAACCGAAACCGGCCAACTTCGAGCAACCGCCACCCGTACCTCAATGTCCACCGGAACCACCGCCGGCACCACCGTGTCCAATCAAATGTCCTACCGATTCGTTGTTCGCTCGCTATCGCGTCGTCGACGTGCAGGAGGACGATAGCGAATTCGTGGAGCTAGACGAGGATGCGGTGGAACCGTCGGTGGTGGCCGTTGGCCAACAGGATGAGTATGAACTTTCTACCGAATCACCCGAAGCACTGGAAGCCAACGATGGTTTGACGCAAGAATTCACCACACCGCCACGATTGGTGCAGGAGCAGGAACTTACTGacggtgatgatgacgatgatgatgctacTTCGACTTCTAGCATAGCGTCGACCACATCCGCAGCGCAATGTCCCGAGGTAACGCCACCGCCCATTCTCATCCTGGAAG GTGCACGAACATTCCCAGCGCGAAGCTTCCCACCGGATGGTACCACGTTCTCGCAGATCACCCTCGGCCAGCGGCTGTCGAAGGAGATCCCACCGTACAGCTACTGGAATATGCAGTTCTACCAGTCGGAACCGGCGTACGTCAAGTTCGATTACAGCATCCCCCGAGGCGCATCGATAGGTGTTTACGCGCGCCGTAACGCCCTGCCGACGCACACGCAGTATCACTTCAAAGAGGTCCTGAGCGGATTCAATGCGCGCCAGACACGTGCCACTCAT CCATCGATGCGTCGAGAGGTCACACGCTACATGGAACCAGGCCACTGGTTCCTTTCCATCTATAACGATGACGGAGATGCTCAGGAGATTGCGTTCTACGCGGTGGTCGCTGAGGATATGACCCAGAACTGTCCGAACGGATGTTCCGGTAATGGTCAGTGTCTGCTTGGACATTGCCAGTGCAATCCGGGTTTCGGTGGTGACGATTGCAGTGAGA GTGTCTGTCCAGTACTCTGCTCGCAACGAGGCGAATACATTAACGGCGAATGTCAATGCAACCCCGGCTGGAAGGGCAAAGAGTGCTCACTGCGACATGACGAGTGTGAAGTGCCGGACTGTAATGGCCATGGACACTGTGTTAGCGGCAAGTGTGGATGCGTTCGTGGCTACAAGGGCAAATACTGCGAAGAAG TTGATTGCCCCCATCCGACCTGTACCGGACATGGGTTCTGTGCTGAAGGTACCTGTATCTGCAAGAAAGGTTGGAAGGGTCCGGACTGTGCCACGATGGACCAGGACGCACTGCAATGTCTGCCGGACTGTTCCGGCCATGGTACGTTCGATCTAGATTCGCAAACCTGCACCTGCGAACCAAAGTGGAGTGGCGAGGACTGTTCGAAGGAGTTGTGCGATCTGAACTGTGGTCAGCATGGTCGTTGTGTTGGAGAAACGTGCAGCTGTGACGCTGGTTGGGGTGGCGAATATTGCAACAATAAGCTGTGCGATCCCCGCTGTAATGAGCATGGGCAGTGTAAGAACGGTACCTGTCTGTGTGTTACCGGTTGGAACGGCAAACACTGCACACTGGAAGGATGTCCGAATGG CTGTTCCCAGCATGGTCAGTGCCACGTAAGCGGTGAGTTGATGTGGGAATGCCGCTGCTACGAAGGCTGGGACGGTGTGGACTGTTCGGTACCGCTCGAACAAAACTGTGGTGACAATAAGGATAACGATCGCG ACGGTCTAGTCGATTGTGAAGATCCAGAGTGCTGTGGAAGTCACTCGTGCAAAACGAGTCAACTGTGCGTTTCCGCACCGAAACCAATCGATGTACTGCTGCGCAAGCAACCGCCCGCCATTACGGCATCGTTCTTCGAACGCATGAAGTTCCTGATCGATGAGGGCAGTCTGCAGAACTACGCCAAGCTCGAAACGTTCAACGAAAG CGTTTTTTGGAATCATTTTAATGCAAG CCGTTCGGCCGTCATTCGAGGGCGTGTCGTCACCTCGCTCAATATGGGTTTGGTAGGTGTGCGCGTCAGCACTTCGACACCGCTGGAAGGTTTCACGCTCACCCGTGATGACGGTTGGTTCGATCTGATGGTGAACGGTGGCGGTGCGATTACGCTCCAGTTCGGTCGCTCACCATTCCGACCGCAAACGCGCATCGTGCAGGTACCGTGGAATGAGGTGGTGATCATCGATACGGTCGTAATGTCTACATCGGACGACAAGTCACATCATGGGCCGCCGCATACGTGCTTTTCGCACGACTACGATCTCATGAAACCGGTCGTGCTGGCAACGTGGAAGCATGGATTCCAAGGTGCCTGCCCAGATCGGAGTGCTATCCTTGCGGAGTCCCAAGTCATCCAGGAATCGCTTGCTATCCCCGGCACTGGTCTAAACCTTGTCTACCATAGCTCCCGTGCGGCCGGGTATCTTTCGACGATTAAGTTACAGCTCACTCCGGACACGATTCCACCGACACTGAAGCTGATCTACCTGCGCATCACCATCGAAGGCATCCTGTTCGAGCGTGTGTTTGAGGCAGATCCGGGCATTAAGTTCACGTACCCGTGGAATCGGCTCAACATTTACCGTCAGCGCGTGTACGGTATCACAACGGCGGTAGTTAAGGTGGGCTATCAGTACACCGACTGCAAGGATGTTGTGTGGGATGTGCAGACGACGAAGCTGAGCGGGCATGATATGAGCATCTCGGAGGTTGGTGGCTGGAACTTGGACATACATCATCGGTACAACTTCCACGAAGGTATCCTGCAGAAGGGCGATGGTTCGAACATCTATCTGAAGCACAAGCCACGCGTTATACTTACCGCGATGGGCGATGGACATCAGCGTCCGTTGGAGTGTGGTGATTGCAACGGTATTGCCACCAAGCAACGGTTACTCGCACCGGTAGCactggcagcagcaccagatGGTAGTCTGTACGTGGGAGACTTTAACTACATCCGACGCATCATGATCGACGGTACGGTACGGACGGTGGTGAAACTGAACGCAACCAGAGTGTCCTACCGCTATCACATGGCGCTAAGCCCGCTCGATGGTTCGCTGTATGTTTCGGATCCGGAATCGCACCAGATCATCAAGGTGCGCAACAAGGACGATACGCACGATCCCGATCACAACTGGGAACCGGTGGTGGGTAGTGGCGAACGATGCCTTCCCGGTGATGAGGCACACTGCGGCGATGGTGGATTGGCCCGTGATGCTAAGCTTGCGTATCCGAAGGGTGTAGCCATCTCGTCGGACAACATCTTGTACTTTGCGGACGGCACTAACATTCGGATGGTCGATCGGGATGGTGTGATCAGCACACTGATCGGTAACCATATGCACAAGTCACACTGGAAGCCGGTACCGTGCGAGGGAACGCTCAAGATTGAGGAAATGCATCTTCGCTGGCCGACGGAACTGACCATTAATCCGCTAGACGACACGCTCCACATTATTGACGATCATATGATACTGCGCATGACGCCGGATGGACGTGTGCGGGTGATTGCCGGAAGGCCGATGCATTGCGCTACTGCTGGTGGCAGTGGAACGGGCACTGGTATGAGTACGGGCGTGAGCGGAAGTGTAGCTGCGGCACTAAATTACGATACCGATCTGGCCATTCATGCGACACTCGTAATGCCCCAAAGTATCGCGTTCGCTCCGTCCGGTGATCTGTACGTGGCTGAGAGTGACTCACAGCGCATCAATCGTATTCGTGTGATTGGAACGGATGGGAAGATTGCACCGTATGCTGGAGCTGAATCGAAGTGCAACTGTCTCGAGCGCGGCTGTGACTGTTACGAAGCGGATCACTATCTCGCGATCAGCGCAAAGTTTAACACCATCTCCGCCATTACTGTGACGCCGGATGGACATGTGCACATTGCCGATCAGGCGAACTATCGCATTCGGTCGGTTATTTCGAGCTTACCGGAAGCCGGCACCTCGAAGGAGTACGAAATCTATGCTCCAAATGCACAGGAGATCTACGTGTTCAATCGCTTTGGTCAGCATATTGCCACCAAGAACATCATGACCGGTGAAACGGTGTACAGCTTCCTGTACAATGTCAACACGTCGAACGGTAAGCTGAGCACGGTGACGGATGCAGCTGGTAACAAGGTGTTCCTGTTGCGTGATTACACCTCTCAGGTGAACTCGATCGAAAACACGAAGGGTCAGAAGTGCCGTCTACGTATGACTCGCATGAAGATGCTGCATGAGCTTAACACGCCGGATAACTACAACGTGACGTTCGAATATCACGGACCAACGGGGCTGCTGAAGACGAAGCTCGACTCGACGGGACGCTCGTACGTGTACAACTATGATGAGTTTGGACGATTGACATCGGCCGTCACACCAACCGGCAAGGTAATCGATCTTACATTCGATCTGAGCGTACAGGGTGCAACAGTAAAGGTCACGGAGAACTCACAACGTGAGGTGTCGATGTTGATCCAGGGATCATCGGTTGTGTCGAAGGTTGGAGAAGCCGCCACCAAGACGACGGTGCTCCTCGATGGAGGTACCACAAGCGTCTCGCCGTGGGGCAATGCAGTCTCTGTAGAGTCGGTACCGTACGTGCTGCTAGCGGAGGTAGATCCACTACTCGGTGAAAGCTATCCCGTTCCGTCGAAACAACGCACCGAGATTAATGGTGATCTTTCTAACCGTTTTGAATGGCGCTACTTCATCCGACATGTACCGGTACGGGGTAAGAACGCTCGCACATTGACGCAGGTCGGTAGAAAGCTTCGCGTGAATGGTGAAAATCTGCTCACATTCGAGTATGAAAAGGACACATCCTCAATCACGGTCTCGGTGGACGATAAGACGGAGCTGCTGAATGTCACGTACGATAAATCGTCACGCCCGATCGCCTACCGTCCACAGTCTGGCGAGTACGCTGATGTTGACCTCGAGTACGATCGTTTCGGACGGTTGATTTCGTGGAAGTGGGGTAACCTGAAGGAGGAATACACGTTCGATCGAGCTGGACGTCTAAACGAGATTAAGTACGGTGATGGTAGCTCAATTGTTTACGCGTTCAAGGACACGTTCAGTAGCCTTCCGCTGAAAGTGACAACACCGAGACGATCGGACTATCTGCTGCAGTACGATGATGCTGGTGCTTTGCAATCATTGACGACGCCACGTGGACATATCCATGCCTTTTCACTACAAACATCACTTGGGTTCTTCAAGTATCAGTACTACTCACCGATCAATCGTCATCCGTTTGAGATCCTGTACAGTGACGAGGGTCAAATACTGGCCAAGATTCATCCGCACCAGAGTGGTAAGGTGGCATTCGTCCACGATAGCGCTGGTCGACTAGAGACGGTACTTGCAGGATTGTCTTCCACGCAGTACACCTACCAGGAGAGTACGAGTCTGGTAAAGCAGGTTGAGGTACTCGAACCTGGCTTTGAGTTGCGCCGCGAGTTCAAGTATCATGCAGGTGTGCTGAAGGACGAGAAGCTGAAGTTCGGTTCGAAGAGTGGACTTGCATCGGCACACTTCAAATATCAGTACGATGGTAATGCGCGTCTCAGTGGCATCGAGATGGACGTTAATGGCAAGGAGCTACCGATCGTACGCTTCAAGTACGGACCAGCACAGGGCACACTGGACGCGGTTAGCGATCTCCGCATTACGCGTAATGCATTCAATCGCACAGTCGTGCAGGACACTTCCAAGCAATTCTTCACCATCACCGATTTTGATGAGCACGGTCGCGTTAAGAGTGTACTGATCAACATCAAATCGTTCGACGTGTACAGATTGGAGCTAGACTACGATCTGCGCAATAGGATCCGTACGCACAAGGTAATGGTCGGTCGCTCAACTTCCCTAGACAAGGTGAACTACAACGCGGATGGACACGTGATGGAGGTCGTTGGAACGAACAGCTGGAAGTATGTGTATGACGAGAATGGCAACATCATCGGAATACTGGAGCAGGGTGATAAGACTAACCTTGGCTATGATACGGGCGATCGTGTGGTACAAGTTGGAGATGTAGAGTTCAACAGCTACGATGCACGTGGTTACGTTGTGCGTCGAGGTGAGCAGAAGTATCGTTACAACAATCGCGGCCAACTGATACACGCGATGGAGCGCGACCGTTTCCAGACCTGGTACTTCTATGATGATCTCGGTCGTCTGGTGGCTTGTCACGATGAGAAGGGTAACGTCACGCAGTACTTCTACGCTAACCTGAACGCACCGGAACTGATCACTCATATCCATTACCCGAAAGCTGGACGTACCTCACGTTTGTTGTATGACGATCGTCATATGCTGATTGCGATCGAGACAGGTGATCAACGGTACTATGTAGCGACAGATCAGAATGGTTCCCCGATCGCATTGTTTGATATTGGTGGAGCTATTGTGAAGGAGATCCGACGAACTCCGTTCGGTAAAATCGTAAAAGACACTAACCCGGGACTGTTTGTACCGATCGACTTCCATGGTGGATTGCTTGATCCTAACACGCGGCTTGTGTACATGGAACAGCGCTTGTACGATACCGGTGTTGGCCAGTGGATGACACCGGCCTGGGAACAGCTGGCAACGGAGATGCGTCACCCGACGGATGTGTTCATCTATCGCTTCCACAACAACGATCCCATCAACCGGCGTGAACCGGAGGGTAACTACATGAACGATCTGCGCTCCTGGTTGAAGCTGTTCGGGTACGACGTTACGAAGATGCAGGGTTCTCGCTATACCCGTGACATGATCTATCGCCCAACCGCGACCATCAAGTCACCACAGCTCGCACCCGACTTTGGTGTCATGTCCGGGTTGCAGTGCATCGTCGAGAAGGTGGACGAGAAGTTTGCCGACTTTGGTTTCATTCCGAAGCCACTGCTGAAGATGGAGTTGAAGACACGCAATCTGCTACCCCGCGTTGCCTACCGACGTGGTGTGTTCGGCGAGGGTGTACTGATCTCGCGCATCGATGGCCGTGCGCTGGTTAGCGTGGTGGACGGCTCGAACAGTGTCGTGCAGGATGTGGTATCGTCCGTGTTCAATAACTCGCACTTCCTCGATCTGCACTTTAGCATCCACGATCAGGATGTGTTCTACTTCGTGAAGGACAATGTGATGAAGCTGCGTGACGACACGGAGGAACTCCGCCGGCTCGGTGGTATGTTTAACATTTCAGCACACGAAATCAACGACCATGGTGGGGCGAACGGTAAGGAGCTACGTCTGCACGGTCCGGATGCGGTCGTCATCATCAAGTACGGTGTCGATCCGGAACAGGAGCGTCACCGTATACTGAAGCATGCCCACAAGCGTGCCGTTGAGCGTGCCTGGGAACTGGAGAAGCAGCTCGTTGCGGCCGGTTTCCAGGGTCGTGGTGATTGGACCGAGGAGGAAAAGGAAGAACTCATCTCGCACGGTGACGTCGACGGGTGGATCGGTGTTGACATCCACAGCATCCACAAGTATCCGCAGCTAGCGGACGATCCTGGAAATGTAGCGTTCCAGCGTGACTCCAAGCGTAAGCGTCGGAAGAGCGGTGGAACGTCcagtggtggcggtggtggtagtCACAAGGCAAAGCGTGAACACCGCCACGAGACGATAATACTGCCGCTACCGGTGGCTTCGGTTGCACCGTCTCCATCGGTACCCACGTCCTCGATGTCTTCGGCGACATCGACTTCCGCGTCGGCAGCACCATCTgtaccgtcgtcgtcgtcgtcctcttCGCCAACTTCACCATCGTCCTCGGTACCGTCCTCGGTGCCGGCCGTCGTAGGCACTGCATCGGCCGCAACGGTACGACCGAGCGTTGCTACGTGA